In Desulfurispora thermophila DSM 16022, the genomic stretch TTCCCATCCCGAACACGGAAGTTAAGCTCTCCAGGGCCGATGGTACTTGGGGGTTGACCCCTGGGAGAGTAGGTCGCTGCCGCAATAATTTTATAAATACCCAACAGCACAGGTTAAGGCTGTTGGGTATTTTGTTTTTGCTGTTATTCAACCATAGCTATCCCAACTTGTGGCAAAGCACCTACTTATGAAAATGATCACGAAGCATGCTTGACAATACGTAAATCAAGATATAGAATGTGAATGATAGTAATTATCATTATCTAAAGAAACTATGTAAATTATATTATCTTAGGAGGTAACAAATGCAACACTGTCATACAAAAAATTCTCAATTAAAAGATTACACAGATGTCAGCGAGAGAATTGTACTGGCAGGTAATCCCAATACCGGCAAGTCAGTGTTATTTCATCACTTTACCGGCATGTATGTTGATGTTTCCAATTATCCCGGTACAACACTGGAAATTTCCAGTAGTAGGGTGGGGAATATTTTATACATGGATACCCCGGGCGTTTATGGTATATCTTCGTTTAATGATGAGGAAATGGTGGCAAGAGATATAATTCTGAGGGCGGATAAAATTGTCAACGTGGTTTCGGCTACTCATTTAGAAAGGGATTTATTCCTAACTCAACAAATAATCGATACTGGTTTGTCCTTAGTAGTTGCATTGAATATGGTAGACGAAGCGGAAAGACTGGGGCTGGTAATAGATGTTAAAAGACTGTCCCAACTGCTCGGGGTGCCTGTTATTCCAACAGTAGCTGTGACTAAAAAAGGGTATAACGAATTAATCGATGCTCTTCCTGAAGCCAGGACTGGTCATGTATTACCGCTAGTTGAACAGTTGGTGAGAAAGTATCATACTGAGGAAAATTATGTTAACATAGAAAGAGAGGATTTGTTGTTAATTCTGGAAGGAGATAAAGAAATATCATCCCGCTATGGGGTAGCTCCTTTAGACTACCGGGAGCAAATATATTTGGCTAGGCGTGAACATGTGAACAGAATATGTCAACAGGTTATTAAAGAGCAAGAGCAGAGGTTTACTCTGGGTAAATCTATCGGCAGGTTAATGTTGCGCCCGTTAACAGGTATACCGATTCTGCTTATTTGTTTATGGTTAATGTACCAAATCGTAGGGGTTTTTATTGCCGGCGATGTAGTAGGATTTACGGAAGAAACAATAATGCAAGGGTACTATGAACCATGGATTCGCCAGGTAGTTGGTTATATTGTTCCCCTAAACTCTTTTATTGGACGGTTTTTAACCGGGGAGTTTGGTCTGTTGACCATGACCGTG encodes the following:
- the feoB gene encoding ferrous iron transport protein B, which produces MQHCHTKNSQLKDYTDVSERIVLAGNPNTGKSVLFHHFTGMYVDVSNYPGTTLEISSSRVGNILYMDTPGVYGISSFNDEEMVARDIILRADKIVNVVSATHLERDLFLTQQIIDTGLSLVVALNMVDEAERLGLVIDVKRLSQLLGVPVIPTVAVTKKGYNELIDALPEARTGHVLPLVEQLVRKYHTEENYVNIEREDLLLILEGDKEISSRYGVAPLDYREQIYLARREHVNRICQQVIKEQEQRFTLGKSIGRLMLRPLTGIPILLICLWLMYQIVGVFIAGDVVGFTEETIMQGYYEPWIRQVVGYIVPLNSFIGRFLTGEFGLLTMTVTYLLGLLLPLVVGFYLVLSVFEDSGYLPRIATLVDRLLNSIGLNGRGVIPIILGFGCVTMATITTRLLATEREKRIAIFLLGLTIPCSAQLGVIAGMLATVGGTYLLLYCISIFVVMVVAGTLLNKLLPGQPTYLLIDLPPLRLPRLGNVLRKTLLKTTGFLREAAPLFALGAALITIMQETGLLQVIQNLLAPLTVSWLGLPKEAATAFVMGIVRRDFGAAGLTELQLSSVQTVVALVTITLFVPCIASIMVIFKERSKKEATLIWGASVLIAFFTGGLINKMSKIIVSITGSVMPAYVAVLLLAGGLVLIISTRLYAASRDKTDTVQQYR